From Aspergillus luchuensis IFO 4308 DNA, chromosome 2, nearly complete sequence:
CAGCTGATTACCCTGACCGACGGCAGCACCTTCACCCACCgtacctcttctcctctccccgtcTACCGCTCGACTCGTGACACGCGCAACACTCTGCTCTGGAACCCTACCTCAAGCAAGCTGAAGAGcgttgaggatgatgaggctggTCGATTGGCGGCTTTCAGAGCTAAGTTCGGTCGCAGCTGGGATGTGAACACGCCTGTGGAGGACTCTTCCAAGACGACGGACAAGTCGGCACAAAGTaaggaggctgctgctgcggaggccgctgccgctgctgaggaagaggacgacaACCTGCTGGATTTGATCAGTTCGTTTGGtcaggaggagcagcaggcttctcagaagaagaagaaggattgatttgattgattgatctgaTTGGGTTGGATTTGGGTTGTGCTGGGGTGTATGTATGATGATAGTGTGGGCGATTCAAGGACCTTTTATTCcagttttctttccttttcgaTGTTGTTATACGATACAGATCTTGTTCGGCTTTATGTACAGTACATCATACCATTTAAATGGAGTTTCAGCATCGGTGGTTCAAGACTTGTTTTCCCTGGAGTGTAGCCATTGCACTATCTTTGAGTCGATGTGAATGAACATGATTAAAGCCATTACTATACTACATTGGAGAAGCCATTGATATCAGGGCGCTGCTGTAGTGATCCATCCCATTGAATACGTATAAACGACTCGCCATAAGAAAATGAACAAACGTGCGCCGCTCCTCTCAGTAAGCAGGCAAAGTGATAATCAACGTTGGGTAATACCGCAAAgcggagggtggaggggacATCAACAAGTCGTCGCTTTTCTTTTGTACAGAGTCTGACAGGTAGGGAAACCGCCTATGCCTCCTCTGCCGGAGTAGCTTCAGCGGTTTCCTCGACTGCAGGGGGCGCCGAAGCATCGCCCACTCCTGCGGTGCCGTAGAGGGggtttccttcttcacccgCATCCAGCTGCAAGAGGAACGTTTCCCAAAGCTCGATCAACTGTGAGACCTATGTTAGCAAACATTTGTCAAAATTGCATACCGGACAAGTAGCTGCTCACCTCTTTTTGGGCTTCCACTGCACTCTCCAAGAAGGTCTCAACCCCAGATTTGaaatcctccaccttctccttctcgaaCCGCTGGAGTTCATTTCGCATAAGCCGACCCATATCCTCGAATAGTAGCCGAGCCTGATGAACTTTTCTCTCGGCATCGGCCACATCGGCATTGACTTGGGTCAGGCGATCCTGCTGCGTCTTGCCTTGCCTGAGGAGCTTCTCTTGCGTATGTTTGCGCTTCTGCATTTCCGCTTCCGCCGCGTGCCAGCTATGAAAAGCCTTCTGACGCTGGGAGAAAGCCGTCTTCACACTTCCAATCAAACGAAGATACTCGTCGATTGTGATTCCCAGAGTGAGAACATCCTGTTGAGCTTGGCGTTCGTACAGCTCCCTTATGCGTAGCTGTAGGTCGGAAAGGCCATCGAGGGGAGTAGAAAGCGCAGGAGACAGCTCGACAGCTGCCAATGCATGAAGGGAAGCCGAAAAGTCGCCAGCAGCCTCAGCCAGTCCCTTGCGCTGCGCTACCACTGTGTCGACCGATTTCATCAATGCCTTCAACTGATTCTCCAGGGCGTCCATGTAGATCTTGCGGTCATGGAACCACTGAAATTGTCAGCACGGCTACCTGCTCGCACTCGTAGACAAACTTACATCATCATGCTCGACGAactttccaccaccaccgacgtTAATGCCAAAGGAACTGAACATGCCCTTGTTCTGGCCAAGATCGGGTTCCCTGTTTTCCTTGTTTTTCACGTCCATGTTAAAGGTCTCGCTCTCGAGGAAAATCTTAAGATCGCCATCATGCTGGAGAATAGGGTGTGCCGCGATTTTGTTCAGCATCCGCTCAAGAGCAGCCCTCCTAGACTCGACGAAGTTCGTATCGAAACGGCCCACCGCTTGCTTctccggaggaggggggacaACAACACCGGGGTTGTTGTTATGCATTGAGTTATAGAGCCAAAGGAAGTCACGGTATCTGCGGCTGACCGTAAACTCCGGTTGTCGGTAGGCTTTGGAAGTCGTCTATATGTAGCATGAGCAGTGTCCTACAGCATCCCACTAGAACGACATACCTTGGTTCTCACTTGATACACAATGTGACTGCTGGTGAGGTCTCCAACTTTGTGCGGATCCCCGACAGTGATATCGAAGGTCGGGTTCGCAGCCTTTTCCACGCTAATACTGGGTTCTGATTGCCGTTTCGCCCCTTCCGCCTCACTCGGAGGTTGTACTGGCGGAGGTCCTCGAAATCCTGCACCATCCTCTTCCAGATTCACGGAATCCGCCAGGCCAGTTCCTGCGGACGCTTGGGAGGCAGATGATGTGGGACGAACATTGCGCCCTGAGAACTCCTTCTGCGGCGGGGCAGGTGCCTGCTCAAGGGGACTAGTTTCCGCCTTATCCCCGAGCGGACCAAGGGGATCAAACGAGTCATCCACCGCCTCTAACTTCGTCGCTTGCGCATTGATCCTTCGGGTGCCTCGTGGGCCTCGTCGTACAGGGGAACGGGGGGCACTGGGGCTAGCTTGTTGTGTCGGTTGGTCGGGAGCTGGGAGATGTCGTCATCAGGTTAGAAAGCTCGGACAAGAGGTACAGAGATGCAAGATGCTCTTTAGGGACATACACGTTTCCTCTACTTCGGATCGGGATGCTTGATGGGTGGTGCTCGATTGCGAAGGCACGTCTGCATAACTGCGTTAGACGAAGCACGATGCGATTGTATCCGTGACTGCCTGGTTGCTTACCGCCCCACGGGGAGTCACCAGCGTCGAGATCCATGAGAGATGTGGGTATCAAACTGGGATAGATCGGAAATCAAGAGGTATCAATTAAGAATAGGAATTAGCTGGAGAATCGAAAGACGGCGTgaggggttggggagagACCGCAGTCgggggagttggagggaGCGACCAGGTTGCCGTAGTCCGATGATCCGCGCCGTTGTCCAACTACGGATTAGGGTTCCCCCGCCAAGCTTGATGGAGGACCTTCAGGCTGACCTCCATTTGAACTTGCAACTCTTCCCAATGTTTCTCTACAAAAAATGTCTTTTCTGCCTATGCAAAGACACGTGGATTTCTATTCAATGCTTACAGTTTGGTGAGCTCAAGCACTTGGCAAGGAACACACTGGCCTGCTGGATGGATTCCAATACCAAGCCAGTACATTCCCCGAGATACATCCTAAGCACTCAAATTCCCGGCCCCCGTTTCTTACAAAGAAGTACTGGACTACAGTATTTCTTCAAGTGAAGcagttatttatttcatatgtatcatcatcatagccGTGCGGTCCTATACAGAAGACCTCCAACTGCTGGACTACACAGAATTGAGCGTTTCAGCGAACAATTCCTTCAAACTACGTTTCTTTCACCCAAGGGAGACCAAGCTTGTGCATCTCAACAGCAAGCTGGAACAGGTAGTCTAGACTCTCGCACTGAGTCTTGGCTTTGACGACGTCGTCTCCCCACACATAACTAGACACATACATGAGCCCGCCGTCACTTGAAAGTCAAGGGTTAGAAGATGAGAACTTACATTCCGTGTCTCCGCACAAGGACAGCATAGGTGTCCGGGTATTCCtccatcgccttctccaAGCTTCCCGTGAGGTCTTCCTCAAACGCGGTGTTATCGATGATCGGGATGCGAAGAGTATCGTAGAATCCCATcatgcccttgcccttgccacGGGGGATACCCTTGATCTGCTCAATGTTGCTAATTTCAAAGCAGGCGTTCGGGCCCTTTTCGCGCTCAACCAGGAGGGTCACCAGGACCGCCCACTGAGAATGAGTGTGGATACAGCAGCCAGCCCCGCGCTCAAAAGCGGCAAGGAACAGTGGCGTGCATGCCGAGGGCTTCAGGTCGAGCGGCTTGCGAATGTATTTGCGATCGGACGGAGGGTACTTGGGCGTAGGGAATTCCAAGACGAAGATGTTGTCGGatttcatcatctccttctgcaCACCAGAAGGAGCGATGAATATATGGTTATCGCGACGAATGGAAGTCTAATGCATAATAAATAGTGATCAATTAGCGGTTAATCACGATCGCTCTGGAGGTGCAACAGTGCTTACCCCGCCACCAGTACCGGTGACCCAGCCCCAATTGTAGAACCGGCGACAGAGATCAGGGATCAAGTTGGCGGGATGCTCGGGGTCAGACGACTGGACCAAATGGTCATTGTTCTCCTTTTGGATTTCTTGGGCCATGGCGATGGTTATTGCGCGTGGTTGGGAGATCGATTAGATAGGAAGAGACAGCTCGGGGCGATCGGCTTTAGAGTGATTGTCACGAATCCTCTAGCGCTAAATCTGCAGTAGATCTTCCCTAGATCCTGCGATGagagaaatagaatatatattggaAATACAGCGACACTGCCTTGAACGTCGTACAGGTGAGGCAAGAGGAGGTTtgacagaaaaataaaaaaactgtCAGGcggcggggaggggaaagcaGAAGCAAATCACCTCACTAACGCCTTTGGGTGGATTAAGGTAGCGGGGGGAGTGTGTTCGCGCCATCGCCGACCATTGGTGGACAAGCAACGGAAGAAGGAAGTAATCCATCTAGTAGTCTGAACAGCGTGAGTCTCTGTAAGTCATAGTTCccaagagaaggaaaaaccCGGATCTTTTATGTAGGTCATTGAAAATGGACCACAAGGTCCTTTACTTCATCCAGTAATAATACTTCCTGTAAACATTCTCAGCTGCTGAGAAATAAATTACATATGACAGTCACTGGATTCCAATTCCATGAACTGCAATTCTTCTAGACTCTGGGTCTACTTACTAAATTAAATACAATCCCGAGGAACGGACAAATACCAGCAGCCGATTTGCACCCGCAGAACATTGGAGAAGCGCGACTAGCCAGATCGGGCAGGCGGGACCTTTCCCCAaggagcagcggcagcggaaGAGGCCACCTTGAACTTCCCAGCTTCATGCATTACCTTGCGTCTTCTTATATAACCATCGCTCCAACggttcccttcttcctcttctcctctccctttaCCTTCCCCGTGCAGCTACTTGACTGTTGAGcttgcctttctctctctctgatCCACATTCACCCTCTCCGGAGGTTCAATTGCTGGTGCGCTTTGTTCGCCtttgtttgttttccttcttttcttcctctctcggACGTTCTGGTTTAAGAGCGCCGGTCGCTATCCACCATGCGTTTCAACGCTGCTTTGACTTCTGCCCTGGTCTCCTCGGCCTCCATCATGGGCTATGCCCATGCTGAGGAGActgagaagaagcccgagaCCACCTCCTTGGCCGAGAAGCCTACTTTCACCGTGAGTATCTCCGCAGACCGACAAGAGGTGCTGCCGCGCCCTGCTAACTACGTGCTTCCAGCCCACCTCCATCGAGGCTCCTTTCTTGGAGCAGTTCACCGATGACTGGGACTCCCGGTGGACTCCCTCTCACGCTAAGAAGGAGGACTCCAAGTCCGAGGAGGACTGGGCCTATGTTGGTGAATGGTCCGTCGAGGAGCCCACTGTCCTCAAGGGTATGGAGGGTGACAAGGGTCTCGTCGTCAAGAACGTCGCTGCCCACCACGCCATCTCGGCCAAGTTCCCCAAGAAGATCGACAACAAGGACAAGACTCTGGTCGTCCAGTATGAGGTGAAGCCGCAGAGTAAGTGTGACAATTGCTGCGCATGCTCGGTGCTGGGACGCTAACGATAGTCACAGACTCCCTTGTCTGCGGTGGTGCCTACCTGAAGCTTCTCCAGGATAACAAGAAGCTCCACCTCGACGAGTTCTCGAACGCGTCTCCTTACGTGATCATGTTCGGTCCCGACAAGTGTGGTGCTACCAACAAGGTAAGAAGGATCTTGCTAAACGCTGCTTAGTGCAGGCGACTGCAACGGGGACTAACAACTAGTTTCTTAGGTTCACTTCATCTTCCGTCACAAGAACCCCAAGACCGGCGAGTACGAGGAGAAGCACCTTAAGGCCCCTCCTGCCGCCCGTACCTCCAAGGTCACCTCCGTCTACACCCTGGTCGTCAACCCCGACCAGACCTTCCAGATCCTGATTGATGGCGAGTCCGTCAAGGAAGGTTCTCTCCTTGAGGACTTCAACCCCCCTGTCAACCCCGAGAAGGAGATTGACGAccccaaggacaagaagccCGCCGACTGGGTTGATGAGGCCAAGATCCCCGACCCTGAGGCTACGAAGCCCGAGGACTGGGACGAGGAGGCTCCCTTCGAGATtgtcgacgaggaggctACCATCCCCGAGGACTGGCTTGAGGACGAGCCCACTAGCATCCCCGACCCCGAGGCTGAGAAGCCCGaggactgggatgatgaggaggatggcgacTGGGTTCCTCCCACTGTTCCCAACCCCAAGTGCCAGGACGCCTCCGGATGTGGTCCTTGGTCTCCtcccatgaagaagaacccTGACTACAAGGGCAAGTGGTCTGCTCCCTTGATTGACAACCCCGCCTACAAGGGACCCTGGGCTCCCCGCAAGATCGCCAACCCTGCCTACTTTGAGGACAAGACCCCCTCCAACTTTGAGCCCATGGGCGCTGTAAGTGTACCTTTCCATTGTAAGGCTTAGGCTTTGAGTGACTAACGATAATGCAGATTGGTTTCGAGATCTGGACCATGCAGAACGACATCCTGTTCGACAACATCTACGTTGGCCACTCCGCCGAGGATGCTGAGAAGCTGCGCCAGGAGACCTTCGATGTCAAGCACCCCGTTGAgctggctgaggaggaggccaACAAGCCCAAGCCTGAAGAGAAGGCCGCCGAGCCCAGTGTTAGCTTCAAGGAGGACCCTGTGGGCcacatcaaggagaaggtcgaCAACTTTGTCCGCCTCTCTAAGCAGGACCCCATCAACGCCGTGAAGCAGGTTCCTGACGTTGCCGGTGGTCTTGCCGCTGTTCTCGTCACCAtgatcctcgtcatcgtcggagcCGTTGGCGCCAGCACCCCGGCTCCTGCTCCCaccaagaagggcaaggaggctgctggtgctaccaaggagaagaccgGTGCGgccaccagctcctccgcggacACTGGCAAGGGTGGTGCTACCAAGCGCACTACCCGCTCTTCTGCCGAGTAAACCGGTGCAGCTATCAGTGGAACAGCACGCagggaagaaaggagagataAAAGGCGAAAAAAGTctaaaacaaacaaacaaaccaggGATATCCTAACTACATTgtgtttttattttataccTCTGTTGCAGCGTTCAATCAATGATTCATTCTGATTCCATGGAGGAAAGGCTAGTGGGGCATCAGCTACCGCCTAtacaaggaagaggataagCAGACCTCAATTGGGGGGTTTCTTTGGGAGGAGGTTAATGCAAGTGAAATGTGTAAAAGTAGCCAAGCTGCAGAATTCTACTGTTGGTTTCTCTAGTTCACGGAATGATCGGGTAGTTCTTGTAACTTTTCCAGCGGTGTCACAATTTTGTGACCGATCGTCCTGCGGTCCGAGGTTCCTAGTATACACCGTCATCGGAGAAGGGCCGACGATACCCGCCTGTTACTTACACAGGAGCTTCCATCCCCAAAAAGACTTGAGGAAGGTATCGCAGTTTCCATGAAGGGCGAATGTAGCTATACTGGGACTACCTACAGATAGCTTATAGTAGTCGGCAGTGAATGCTCTCTCTAGGCCAGCGAGCTAATTATGCTTCGAATTTACCCCATAAAATGGCTGGATCGGGCAGGCAGTTCCGGGTGACCATGTGATTGGCTGGAGGCGCCGAGCGTTATCAGAACCTCGGCGGAATGCACATCAATACGGGGAAAGTACCAGACCCAGTATGAACCTGGTACCTGAACGGCCTCCACCGTATTTATCTACTTTGCCTCCCTTCCTGCTGTCCTCACATTCTCCCCCTTGGATTATTTCCCTTGCTCTTGCCCGTGATTTGGAATTCTTCCTCAAACCATTGTCCTTCTGACCCCGATCATTCATCTCTCACGTTTATTATCTTCCATCTTTCAATCATGGCCGCCCGTCGGTCTATTGTCCGTTCCATCCCCGCTCTCCGCGCCGCATCTCCCCGCACGGCCGTGGCCACCTCCAGATCTGTAGCTGCAGCTTCGGCCTCGCGGCGCCTATCTACTGTTATAATgccctcgtcgtcctctacatcttctcctgcaaCATCTAAgctctcctcatcttctcctgccaCCATGTCAGCAACACGTCGACTCCACGCCACTGCCCAACAGTTCACCCCCGCAACTACCTCCGCGGCTACTACCGCCACCGAGTACCCGACGGACCATAGCCCCATCGCCAACCCCATCGACACCGCTAATTTCCTGGACAACCAGTTTGTTGCTTCCAAGGCTACCACCTGGATCGACCTGCACGATCCTGCCACCAACAATCTCGTTACTCGAGTGCCGCAAAGCACCGATGAGGAACTCCGTGCCGCCGTCGAGTCGGCCGAGAAGGCCTTCCCAGCCTGGCGCGCTACCAGCGTTATTGCCAAGCAGCAGATCATGTTCAAGTTCGTGAGCTTGATCCGTGCCAACTGGGACCGACTTGCTGCATCCATCACCCTCGAGCAGGGCAAGACCTTTGCGGATGCCAAGGGTGATGTTCTCCGCGGCCTTCAAGTCGCCGAAACAGCCTGTGGTATTACCACCCAGCTCACGGGCGAGGTGCTCGAAGTGGCCAAGGATATGGAGACCAGGAGCTACAGAGAGCCCCTAGGTGTGGTTGCTGCCATTTGTCCTTTCAGTAAGTGATCCTGCAGCCATCCTGCAAGCTAGGTGACATTGTCCGACGCTAACcgcaccccctccccttcctcggcAGACTTCCCCGCAATGATCCCCCTGTGGTGCATCCCCATCGCTACCGTGACGGGCAACTGTCTCATCCTTAAGCCATCTGAGCGGGACCCCGGAGCTGCAATGATCCTGGCCGAGCTGGCCCGGGAAGCAGGCTTCCCTCCCGGCGTCATCAACATTGTCCACGGCTCCGCCAAGACTGTCgacttcatcctcgacgaacctgccatcaaggccatcaGCTTCGTCGGTAGCAACCGCGCCGGAGAGTACATCTACACCCGCGGCTCTGCCAATGGCAAGCGTGTCCAGGCCAACCTGGGCGCCAAGAACCATGCCGCCGTAGTCCCAGACTGCAACAAGAACCAGACCCTGAACGCCCTCGTCGGAGCGGCCTTTGGAGCTGCCGGCCAACGCTGCATGGCTCTAAGCACAGTGGTCATGGTCGGCGAGACCCAGGAATGGCTTCCTGAGATGGCCGAACGGGCCAAGGCACTGCACGTCAACGGAGGCTTCGAAGAAGGCGCCGACCTCGGCCCTGTCATCAGCCCTGAAAGCAAGAAGCGCATCGAGGACCTGATCGCCagcgccgaagaagagggtgcgaccatcctcctcgacggCAGAGGCTACAAGCCAGAGAAGTACCCCAACGGCAATTTTGTAAGCCCCCACCCATCCCCTCTCTATCTAagtatatctttttttcgGTTTTTCTAACCAATACAAACCCCACAGGTCGgccccaccatcatcaccaacgtAACCCCCGAAATGAAATGCTACAAGGAAGAAATCTTTGGCCCCGTCCTCGTCTGTCTGTCCGTGCCCACGCTAGACGACGCCATCGAGCTCATCAACAAGAACGAGTACGGAAACGGAGCTGCCATCTTCACCCGCTCCGGATCTACTGCCTCCCGCTTCCAGAAGGACATCGAGGCCGGCCAGGTTGGCGTGAATGTGCCCATCCCTGTGCCGTTGCCTATGTTCTCTTTCACCGGTAACAAGAAGAGTattgccggtggtggtgctaaCACTTTCTATGGTAAACCCGGGTTGCAGTTCTATACGCAGCAGAAGACGGTGACTAGCTTGTGGAGGAGTGAGGATGCTGTTAGCACTAAGGCTCATACGGTTATGCCTACTCATTCGTGAGGGGGGttgtttgttggttggttaaAGGGGAATTTTATGATGTTTAGGTTGCATCGGACATGgtctttctttattataaaataccATTGAGTTTATGATTTCGGGTTTCTGGCTATATTACATCGTTTTAGTCAGTCGCATACTCCAATTTGTCTCTGCGTTCATCTGCTCATACTATCCTCGTGCGGATGTGGTCGATATTCTGACCAAAACGTGGTGTCTGCATGTGATCTAATATGGTCTTCCCCGCTTTGTGACTACCATGCCTGTTTAAATGCTTTACGAAATATCGGGATATTGAAACCTGTTTTCTAGGGAACATAATGATACTTTATTGTGTGGGGCATCCCTAGTCAGAACTAGTGCGGACAGTATGTCCGCAGTCACAGCTTGCAATGGAGCCCCGCCTCTAGGGGTTTAGTGTTAGGGCAGTCACTACCCTGCTGCCATGCATTCTATTAATAAGGTAGGACAGCTCCCGAACAAGAGCATCTCACGTAGGATGCCTCTACTCAGTCCGTGGCTTTACGAAGCTGTAGACCAGCCGGGCCAGCTTGTATTTTGTGCCCTTGACGACAGCAACACGACGAGTGTAATAGCGCTTGCCGTCAATGATCTCGAAACCCCAAACCTATGTATCTTGCATCAGAACATGTCAAAGGACGGAATTCATGAAGAAAAAACGAACCTGTTCGGCAGTCCAGCCGCTGTCCACGTTCTCCACAAAGCTGAGATACCAGAGcccctctccctcgccaaACTCTTCACCGATTTCCTCAACAACAAAGCCCTCGGATGCACTTCCGTCGGCTAGAATCTCCCCTCTAAGGAATTTGTAGACCTGGGGTTCGTCGATCTTGGTCTCGAATTCTGTATAAGGGCGCACCTTTCCGTCCTCGCCCTTAGATCCCCGGAAGAACCGCGACTGACCTTTGAGATGGCCAAAGATGTGGTCGTCGTGCTCTCGAACCTTGTTGTCGCTGATACGTCTCTCAGTTGTACCTTTGATGCCACCAGTGACCGTCTGATCGATATCGATGTGCCATATAGTCGGATCTGCAGCATCGGGATACTCATTGATGGAGAGAGTGACTGTTGCGACACTGAGAGCTTTACGCATGAGCCAGCTCATTCCTTGCTATTCCATCCACGGCAGTATGTAAGCACGAGAGGTATTGCCTTGAGTTGTATACATGATTGACTTGTAGAGCCCAGGGTGGGGTATGAGACTTACCAGCTCGAGAATGGGCTCTGAAGGGTTGGAGAGAGTTTTGTCCTAGGATCAATAATGTCAGTATATATCTTATGAAATCAAAGAAAGGTATCAGTGTACCATTGTCCACTCTCCATTGAGGGTCTTGAGGTTGCTGTCTGCGGGGgcagccatggtgatggtagaATGAGGGGTGATAGTGATAAGATACGGAAATCGAAAGTAGGCGGGTCACAGGTAAGAATGGGTGATGGGGTTGATGATCAGGACGACAATTGGTCTGATTGACAGTGGTCGTACGAGAATGAGCTGGgggagtggaagaggaactTAAGTGGACATGGACGGAGCAGCGCTGACAATCCGACTACTTATATGCTGCAGGAGTAACTACTAAATGGGGCTTCATGTGATGGGCTCCTTCCATTTCTATCGCCGGACTGTGACTTCCGCCGAGGCATCTGACACGTGCCACCGCCTATTTCATGTTGATTTGGTGACTGGCATTCTtgagtagtactagtagtgctACTAAGAGTAGCAGAAGGTGCGCAATAGTTCCCCGTGACAGACGTTGCTCTAGTCTGGTCCAGATGGTGTGATGGATCGACCATTCGGTTGCGGACTATTTATTTCCAAGCTGTAAATAATGGCCC
This genomic window contains:
- a CDS encoding mitochondrial 54S ribosomal protein bL31m (COG:J;~EggNog:ENOG410PQSV;~InterPro:IPR034600;~go_component: GO:0005762 - mitochondrial large ribosomal subunit [Evidence IEA];~go_function: GO:0003735 - structural constituent of ribosome [Evidence IEA];~go_process: GO:0032543 - mitochondrial translation [Evidence IEA]), which gives rise to MSLSTPLRRTAATTSRVQTSTSFICSQCRHASLLRRPRRPYQFTQLITLTDGSTFTHRTSSPLPVYRSTRDTRNTLLWNPTSSKLKSVEDDEAGRLAAFRAKFGRSWDVNTPVEDSSKTTDKSAQSKEAAAAEAAAAAEEEDDNLLDLISSFGQEEQQASQKKKKD
- the VPS5 gene encoding sorting nexin 1 (COG:U;~EggNog:ENOG410PI2Z;~InterPro:IPR027267,IPR035803,IPR001683,IPR036871, IPR015404;~PFAM:PF09325,PF00787;~go_function: GO:0035091 - phosphatidylinositol binding [Evidence IEA]); the encoded protein is MDLDAGDSPWGDVPSQSSTTHQASRSEVEETSPDQPTQQASPSAPRSPVRRGPRGTRRINAQATKLEAVDDSFDPLGPLGDKAETSPLEQAPAPPQKEFSGRNVRPTSSASQASAGTGLADSVNLEEDGAGFRGPPPVQPPSEAEGAKRQSEPSISVEKAANPTFDITVGDPHKVGDLTSSHIVYQVRTKTTSKAYRQPEFTVSRRYRDFLWLYNSMHNNNPGVVVPPPPEKQAVGRFDTNFVESRRAALERMLNKIAAHPILQHDGDLKIFLESETFNMDVKNKENREPDLGQNKGMFSSFGINVGGGGKFVEHDDWFHDRKIYMDALENQLKALMKSVDTVVAQRKGLAEAAGDFSASLHALAAVELSPALSTPLDGLSDLQLRIRELYERQAQQDVLTLGITIDEYLRLIGSVKTAFSQRQKAFHSWHAAEAEMQKRKHTQEKLLRQGKTQQDRLTQVNADVADAERKVHQARLLFEDMGRLMRNELQRFEKEKVEDFKSGVETFLESAVEAQKELIELWETFLLQLDAGEEGNPLYGTAGVGDASAPPAVEETAEATPAEEA
- the mde1 gene encoding methylthioribulose 1-phosphate dehydratase MDE1 (COG:G;~EggNog:ENOG410PHCC;~InterPro:IPR036409,IPR017714,IPR027514,IPR001303;~PFAM:PF00596;~go_component: GO:0005737 - cytoplasm [Evidence IEA];~go_function: GO:0046872 - metal ion binding [Evidence IEA];~go_process: GO:0019509 - L-methionine salvage from methylthioadenosine [Evidence IEA]) — encoded protein: MAQEIQKENNDHLVQSSDPEHPANLIPDLCRRFYNWGWVTGTGGGTSIRRDNHIFIAPSGVQKEMMKSDNIFVLEFPTPKYPPSDRKYIRKPLDLKPSACTPLFLAAFERGAGCCIHTHSQWAVLVTLLVEREKGPNACFEISNIEQIKGIPRGKGKGMMGFYDTLRIPIIDNTAFEEDLTGSLEKAMEEYPDTYAVLVRRHGIYVWGDDVVKAKTQCESLDYLFQLAVEMHKLGLPWVKET
- the clxA gene encoding calnexin (COG:O;~EggNog:ENOG410PFWS;~InterPro:IPR001580,IPR009033,IPR018124,IPR013320;~PFAM:PF00262;~SECRETED:SignalP(1-23);~TransMembrane:1 (n5-15c23/24o494-515i);~go_component: GO:0005783 - endoplasmic reticulum [Evidence IEA];~go_function: GO:0005509 - calcium ion binding [Evidence IEA];~go_function: GO:0005515 - protein binding [Evidence IEA];~go_function: GO:0051082 - unfolded protein binding [Evidence IEA];~go_process: GO:0006457 - protein folding [Evidence IEA]) — its product is MRFNAALTSALVSSASIMGYAHAEETEKKPETTSLAEKPTFTPTSIEAPFLEQFTDDWDSRWTPSHAKKEDSKSEEDWAYVGEWSVEEPTVLKGMEGDKGLVVKNVAAHHAISAKFPKKIDNKDKTLVVQYEVKPQNSLVCGGAYLKLLQDNKKLHLDEFSNASPYVIMFGPDKCGATNKVHFIFRHKNPKTGEYEEKHLKAPPAARTSKVTSVYTLVVNPDQTFQILIDGESVKEGSLLEDFNPPVNPEKEIDDPKDKKPADWVDEAKIPDPEATKPEDWDEEAPFEIVDEEATIPEDWLEDEPTSIPDPEAEKPEDWDDEEDGDWVPPTVPNPKCQDASGCGPWSPPMKKNPDYKGKWSAPLIDNPAYKGPWAPRKIANPAYFEDKTPSNFEPMGAIGFEIWTMQNDILFDNIYVGHSAEDAEKLRQETFDVKHPVELAEEEANKPKPEEKAAEPSVSFKEDPVGHIKEKVDNFVRLSKQDPINAVKQVPDVAGGLAAVLVTMILVIVGAVGASTPAPAPTKKGKEAAGATKEKTGAATSSSADTGKGGATKRTTRSSAE